A genomic window from Microbacterium sp. ET2 includes:
- a CDS encoding LLM class flavin-dependent oxidoreductase, with product MACSIGIAAAVGPAFAREIAPALERAGFAALWVNDTPGHDALEVLAAAADVTDTLGLATGVIPVDRRPGEEIVERVRTLGLPADRVTLGIGSGSLRRGALAAVAAAITRLREGTDARVVVGALGPRMRRLGATTGDGVLLSWLSPEIAAVQAGDAHRAEDRAHVALYVRAALDADAVPRLEAERDAYAGYPAYAANFARLDLAPADTVITPDTAADRVPAYLRAADELVLRMMLAEPGDVVAARGFIDRAAAAV from the coding sequence ATGGCATGCTCCATCGGAATCGCCGCTGCTGTCGGCCCCGCATTCGCCCGCGAGATCGCCCCGGCCCTCGAACGGGCCGGATTCGCCGCGCTGTGGGTGAATGACACCCCGGGGCACGATGCGCTCGAGGTGCTCGCCGCTGCCGCGGACGTCACCGACACGCTGGGGCTCGCGACCGGCGTCATCCCGGTGGACCGTCGCCCGGGTGAGGAGATCGTCGAACGGGTGAGGACGCTCGGTCTGCCGGCGGACCGGGTGACGCTGGGTATCGGCTCCGGGAGCCTGCGCCGCGGTGCGCTGGCGGCTGTGGCCGCCGCGATCACCCGGCTGCGGGAGGGAACGGACGCCCGCGTCGTCGTCGGCGCGCTGGGACCGCGGATGCGTCGCCTCGGCGCCACCACGGGCGACGGCGTGCTGCTCAGCTGGCTCAGTCCCGAGATCGCGGCCGTGCAGGCCGGCGACGCGCACCGCGCCGAGGATCGCGCCCATGTGGCGCTGTACGTCCGTGCCGCCCTCGACGCCGACGCCGTGCCGCGTCTCGAGGCCGAGCGCGATGCCTACGCCGGCTACCCCGCGTACGCGGCCAACTTCGCGCGGCTGGACCTCGCTCCCGCCGACACGGTGATCACCCCCGACACCGCCGCGGACCGCGTGCCGGCCTACCTCCGCGCGGCTGACGAGCTGGTGCTGCGGATGATGCTCGCCGAGCCCGGCGACGTCGTGGCGGCGCGGGGGTTCATCGACCGCGCGGCCGCCGCTGTCTGA
- a CDS encoding ATP-dependent DNA ligase, which translates to MLLREVVDATDGVSRTSSRKAKIAALAQVLSSLARQEVPITVGFLLAKPRQGRLGVGWRTLAAERDHAEVATLGVLDVDAAFERLAVAVGTGSTARRQAELDALAHAATATEWDFLTRVILGELRTGALEGVLLDAIAVAADRPTPSVRRAAMLSGDVGAAASVALFDSSAALDEVGLVVGRAVLPMLAATASSAGEAVAATGDSSVEYKLDGARIQVHRTGDEVRVFTRTLADVTHRLPEIVETVRALPVETAIFDGETLALDEDGAPRAFQETMSRFGSEAATAVALRPWFFDLLHLDGRDLLDEPLHVRQAELDRVAGEWRVPAVRTADPDVAEQTARAALAAGHEGVMVKGVDAPYQAGRRGKSWLKVKPVLTFDLVVLAVEEGSGRRSGQLSNLHLGARDPEGAFGPVGGFVMVGKTFKGLTDQLLAWQTAHFPTIATAQSSNTVHVRPETVVEIAIDGVQRSARYPGGVALRFARVKGYRPDKTAAEADTIDVLRALLRG; encoded by the coding sequence ATGCTCCTTCGAGAAGTCGTCGATGCCACGGACGGCGTCTCTCGGACGTCGTCGCGGAAGGCGAAGATCGCCGCTCTCGCTCAGGTGCTGAGCTCTCTCGCCCGGCAGGAAGTCCCGATCACCGTGGGATTCCTGTTGGCCAAGCCCCGGCAGGGCCGGCTGGGAGTGGGATGGCGCACCCTCGCCGCCGAGCGCGACCACGCCGAGGTGGCCACCCTCGGCGTCCTCGACGTCGACGCGGCGTTCGAGCGACTCGCCGTCGCCGTCGGAACCGGCTCGACCGCGCGCCGACAGGCCGAGCTCGACGCTCTGGCCCACGCGGCGACGGCCACAGAATGGGACTTCCTCACCCGTGTGATCCTCGGCGAGCTGCGCACCGGCGCGCTGGAGGGGGTGCTCCTCGACGCGATCGCGGTGGCCGCCGACCGCCCGACCCCATCGGTGCGGCGCGCCGCGATGCTGTCGGGTGACGTCGGTGCAGCGGCGTCGGTGGCGCTGTTCGACAGCTCCGCCGCGCTGGACGAGGTCGGACTCGTCGTCGGTCGCGCCGTGCTCCCCATGCTCGCAGCGACCGCGTCGTCCGCGGGCGAGGCGGTGGCGGCGACCGGGGACTCGTCGGTGGAGTACAAGCTGGACGGTGCCCGCATCCAGGTGCACCGCACCGGCGACGAGGTGCGCGTCTTCACCCGCACTCTGGCAGACGTGACCCACCGCCTCCCCGAGATCGTCGAGACGGTGCGCGCCCTGCCGGTGGAGACGGCGATCTTCGACGGAGAGACGCTCGCACTCGATGAGGACGGCGCTCCGCGCGCTTTCCAGGAGACGATGTCGCGGTTCGGTTCCGAGGCCGCGACGGCCGTGGCGCTGCGTCCCTGGTTCTTCGACCTGCTGCACCTCGACGGCCGTGACCTGCTGGACGAACCGCTGCACGTCCGGCAGGCGGAACTGGATCGCGTGGCGGGGGAGTGGCGGGTGCCTGCGGTGCGCACCGCTGATCCGGATGTCGCCGAGCAGACGGCCCGCGCAGCCCTCGCCGCCGGCCACGAGGGCGTGATGGTCAAGGGCGTCGATGCGCCCTATCAGGCGGGACGGCGCGGGAAGAGCTGGCTGAAGGTCAAGCCGGTGCTCACCTTCGACCTCGTGGTGCTCGCCGTCGAAGAGGGATCGGGGCGCCGCAGCGGTCAGCTGTCGAACCTGCACCTCGGCGCCCGCGACCCCGAAGGCGCCTTCGGACCGGTCGGCGGGTTCGTCATGGTCGGCAAGACCTTCAAGGGGCTGACCGATCAGCTTCTCGCCTGGCAGACCGCCCACTTCCCGACTATCGCGACCGCGCAGTCGTCGAACACGGTGCACGTGCGACCCGAGACCGTCGTCGAGATCGCCATCGACGGTGTGCAGCGCTCGGCCCGATACCCCGGCGGCGTCGCCCTCCGCTTCGCGCGGGTGAAGGGCTATCGCCCCGACAAGACGGCGGCCGAGGCTGACACCATCGACGTGCTGCGCGCGCTGCTGCGTGGCTGA
- a CDS encoding sugar ABC transporter permease: protein MTAADTFSRVAARVREGDLGALPVIVGVVVIWSVFQSLNPSFLSSQNLVNLTMQCAAIGTIALGVVLVLLVGEIDLSVGSVSGLAAAILAVTFVQLQWDLILAIAVAVGAGAAIGAGYGLLLTRFALPSFVITLAGLLGFLGLQLWVLGETGSINLPFDSWLVVFAQQLFLPDWLSYLLVALAVVGFALSRVRRAQRRVLANLDSQSYREIAVRTIILGVFLAGATWYLNLSRGVGVMFLFFLALVVVIDIVLQQTRWGRAVYAVGGSKEAARRAGIRVGRIYVTVFALCSSLAALGGILAAARLAAVSQSSGGGDTNLNAIAAAVIGGASLFGGRGTAYSALLGIIVIQSISSGLTLLTLDSSVRYMITGLVLVIAVIIDSLSRRTREATGR from the coding sequence ATGACCGCCGCCGACACATTCTCGCGCGTCGCCGCTCGCGTCCGGGAGGGCGACCTCGGTGCCCTTCCCGTGATCGTCGGGGTGGTCGTGATCTGGTCGGTGTTCCAGTCGCTCAATCCCTCCTTCCTCTCGAGCCAGAACCTGGTCAATCTCACGATGCAGTGCGCCGCCATCGGCACCATCGCGCTGGGAGTGGTGCTGGTGCTGCTCGTCGGTGAGATCGATCTCTCCGTGGGGTCGGTCTCGGGACTGGCCGCCGCGATCCTCGCCGTGACCTTCGTGCAGCTGCAGTGGGATCTGATCCTCGCGATCGCGGTCGCGGTCGGGGCCGGAGCGGCGATCGGCGCCGGATACGGGCTGCTGCTGACCCGGTTCGCCCTGCCGAGCTTCGTCATCACTCTGGCGGGCCTGTTGGGCTTCCTCGGCCTGCAGCTGTGGGTGCTCGGCGAGACCGGCTCGATCAACCTCCCCTTCGACTCCTGGCTGGTGGTGTTCGCGCAGCAGCTGTTCCTGCCCGACTGGCTGTCGTATCTGCTCGTCGCCCTCGCGGTCGTCGGGTTCGCTCTCTCGCGTGTGCGCCGCGCGCAGCGACGCGTGCTGGCCAACCTCGACAGCCAGAGCTATCGCGAGATCGCCGTGCGGACGATCATCCTCGGCGTCTTCCTCGCCGGTGCCACCTGGTATTTGAATCTCTCGCGCGGCGTCGGGGTGATGTTCCTGTTCTTCCTCGCCCTGGTCGTCGTCATCGACATCGTGCTGCAGCAGACGCGGTGGGGCCGCGCGGTGTACGCCGTCGGCGGGTCGAAGGAGGCCGCACGGCGCGCGGGGATCCGCGTCGGACGCATCTACGTCACGGTCTTCGCCCTATGCTCCAGTCTCGCCGCCCTCGGCGGCATCCTCGCCGCTGCGCGGCTCGCCGCGGTGAGCCAGAGTTCCGGCGGCGGGGACACGAATCTGAATGCGATCGCCGCGGCGGTCATCGGCGGGGCCAGCCTCTTCGGCGGGCGTGGTACGGCCTACTCCGCGCTCCTCGGCATCATCGTCATCCAGTCGATCTCCTCGGGTTTGACGCTGCTGACCCTGGACTCGTCGGTGCGCTACATGATCACCGGCCTCGTCCTGGTCATCGCCGTGATCATCGACTCGCTGTCTCGCCGCACCCGGGAGGCGACCGGCCGATAG
- a CDS encoding sugar ABC transporter substrate-binding protein, whose translation MKKSFLSAAAVAGAAVVLLAGCSSSTGGDTGGGDGGGESGGGDAAGRACVILPDAASSPRWENFDRKYLQEGLEAAGFEVDIQNAQGNTNTYSTIADQQLTQGCGVMLLVDYQGAAEAVAANATAEGIPVIAYDRPFEGADYYVSFDNMEVGRLQGQTVLDGLEAAGKDPATATVVYMGGDPTDGNAAMFKSGAVEVMEGAGITPAAEPPGVWDQAESQTNFEQALTSLGGQVDGVWAANDTNAAGVIKVLQDNNLEGVAVSGQDANVAGLQNILLGWQTATVYKPVKDEADAAVELAVALLNGEEVTADAELEDGTPYIQVTPVLVGPNEVKDVIAAGDAAYDDVCTPDVMAACEEFGVTE comes from the coding sequence ATGAAGAAATCCTTCCTCTCGGCCGCGGCGGTCGCCGGCGCAGCCGTGGTGCTGCTGGCGGGCTGTTCCAGCTCGACCGGTGGCGACACCGGCGGTGGCGATGGCGGTGGCGAGTCCGGCGGCGGTGACGCCGCGGGCCGGGCCTGCGTCATCCTCCCCGACGCGGCGTCCTCGCCCCGCTGGGAGAACTTCGACCGCAAGTACCTGCAGGAGGGCCTGGAGGCCGCCGGCTTCGAGGTCGACATCCAGAACGCCCAGGGCAACACCAACACCTACTCGACGATCGCCGATCAGCAGCTCACTCAGGGCTGCGGCGTCATGCTGCTGGTGGACTACCAGGGTGCGGCAGAGGCCGTCGCGGCGAACGCCACCGCCGAAGGCATCCCGGTGATCGCGTACGACCGTCCCTTCGAGGGCGCCGACTACTACGTCTCCTTCGACAACATGGAGGTCGGACGCCTGCAGGGTCAGACGGTGCTCGACGGCCTCGAGGCCGCCGGCAAGGACCCCGCCACCGCGACCGTCGTCTACATGGGCGGCGACCCCACCGACGGCAATGCCGCGATGTTCAAGTCCGGCGCCGTGGAGGTCATGGAGGGCGCCGGCATCACCCCGGCCGCCGAGCCCCCGGGGGTCTGGGACCAGGCTGAGTCGCAGACCAACTTCGAGCAGGCTCTCACCTCGCTCGGCGGTCAGGTCGACGGCGTCTGGGCAGCGAACGACACCAACGCCGCCGGCGTCATCAAGGTGCTGCAGGACAACAACCTCGAAGGCGTGGCCGTTTCCGGTCAGGACGCCAACGTCGCGGGCCTGCAGAACATCCTCCTCGGCTGGCAGACCGCCACGGTCTACAAGCCGGTGAAGGACGAGGCCGACGCGGCCGTCGAGCTCGCCGTGGCGCTGCTCAACGGCGAAGAGGTCACCGCCGATGCCGAGCTCGAAGACGGCACGCCCTACATCCAGGTCACGCCGGTCCTCGTCGGTCCGAACGAAGTCAAAGACGTCATCGCCGCCGGCGACGCCGCCTACGACGACGTCTGCACCCCCGACGTGATGGCTGCGTGCGAGGAGTTCGGCGTCACCGAGTGA
- a CDS encoding NAD-dependent deacylase, whose protein sequence is MADVRVVVLTGAGISAESGVPTFRDADGLWEGHRVEDVATPEAFDRDPDTVLRFYDARRRAVASALPHAGHRALTELEAAIGDDLLVVTQNVDDLHERAGTTRLVHMHGTLTNALCTACGGVSVIVDELEGRPACPLCGARALRPDVVWFGEMPYELDRIERALVTADVFVSIGTSGSVYPAAGYVAFASALGARTVELNLVPSDAAVPFDEVRAGPASQVVPAWVSEVLTKG, encoded by the coding sequence GTGGCTGACGTGCGCGTCGTCGTCCTCACCGGTGCGGGGATCTCCGCCGAAAGCGGCGTGCCGACGTTCCGCGACGCCGACGGGCTGTGGGAGGGGCATCGGGTGGAGGATGTCGCGACGCCGGAGGCGTTCGACCGTGATCCCGACACGGTGCTGCGCTTCTACGACGCGCGTCGCCGCGCCGTGGCATCCGCTCTGCCCCATGCGGGTCATCGCGCCCTGACCGAGCTGGAAGCGGCGATCGGCGATGACCTGCTCGTCGTCACGCAGAACGTCGACGACCTGCACGAGCGCGCCGGCACGACGCGGCTCGTGCACATGCACGGCACGCTCACGAACGCGCTGTGCACCGCGTGCGGCGGGGTGTCGGTCATCGTCGACGAACTCGAAGGTCGACCGGCGTGTCCGCTCTGCGGGGCGCGGGCGCTCCGCCCCGACGTGGTGTGGTTCGGCGAGATGCCCTACGAGCTCGACCGGATCGAGCGGGCGCTCGTCACCGCGGACGTGTTCGTCTCCATCGGGACCTCGGGGAGTGTGTATCCGGCCGCGGGATACGTCGCCTTCGCCTCGGCGCTGGGGGCCCGCACCGTCGAGCTCAACCTCGTGCCGAGCGATGCCGCCGTCCCGTTCGACGAGGTGCGCGCGGGGCCCGCGTCGCAGGTGGTGCCCGCGTGGGTGTCGGAGGTGCTGACGAAGGGGTGA
- a CDS encoding ATP-dependent Clp protease ATP-binding subunit produces MPEDFPPTGDGQSAFDEFLARYLAGERARAERSIDLSRFLSARTQEMLQRSGRYALERGQRELDALHVLRVLVQHAPARDAVARVGSDPDVIARAAEERLPAASSAADVDGAVITPSVQRALFHAFQVARSSGSTYVDPEHLFFALVLAQDTPAGQILAQAGVTAEALTQGVRETVTPAGASTDEGADAAASGSPMLDRFGTDLTARARDGLLDPVIGREDEIEQTIEILSRRTKNNPVLVGEAGVGKTAIVEGLAQAIVSGSVPEQLRDKRVIALDLPAMLAGTRYRGDFEERLTSTMDEIAARSRELIVFIDEVHTVVGAGGGGEGAMDAGNILKPRLARGELHLVGATTLKEYRTIEKDPALERRFQPVRVGEPSLIDTVEILRGLRGAYEEHHGVSYTDDALRAAVELSDRYLTDRVLPDKAIDLIDQAGARLRLRLGAKVDTRELMERLATLEADKNAAVSAERYEEASQIRDEITAVQDRLREATAAGSAAGAAVVDEPEIAAVISRATGIPAQRLTETERERLAQLETELHARVIGQDDAVTAVAKAVRRNRTGMGDSRRPVGSFLFLGPTGVGKTELAKALAHSLFDDDGAVIRFDMSEFGERHTVSRLVGAPPGYVGYDEAGQLTERVRRNPYSIVLFDEIEKAHPDVFNLLLQVLDDGRLTDGQGRTVDFRNTVVVMTSNIGSEFLASRSGAIGFIADGGGATGFGSDKDLRDRVMGRLRDAMRPEFLNRIDEIVLFRKLEKEQLEQIVGLMLGATRDRLVAREVTLEIDDSAIAWLAENGYEPEYGARPLRRLIQREVDDRIADLFVSGELSDGGAVRLDALDGMLRVAAGATVAAAA; encoded by the coding sequence ATGCCCGAAGACTTCCCCCCGACCGGAGACGGTCAGAGTGCGTTCGACGAGTTCCTCGCTCGCTACCTCGCGGGCGAGCGGGCGCGGGCCGAGCGTTCCATCGACCTCAGCCGCTTCCTGAGCGCCCGAACCCAGGAGATGCTGCAGCGTTCGGGCCGCTACGCGCTCGAGCGCGGGCAGCGCGAGCTCGACGCCCTGCACGTGCTGCGCGTGCTGGTCCAGCACGCCCCCGCCCGCGATGCGGTGGCGCGGGTCGGCTCCGACCCGGACGTGATCGCCCGCGCCGCCGAGGAGCGGCTCCCGGCCGCGTCGTCGGCCGCCGACGTCGACGGCGCCGTGATCACCCCGTCGGTTCAGCGAGCCCTCTTCCACGCCTTCCAGGTGGCGCGCTCCTCGGGCTCGACCTACGTCGACCCCGAGCACCTCTTCTTCGCCCTCGTCCTCGCTCAGGACACTCCGGCAGGGCAGATCCTCGCTCAGGCGGGCGTCACCGCCGAGGCCCTCACCCAGGGGGTCCGCGAGACGGTCACTCCCGCCGGAGCGAGCACCGACGAGGGTGCGGATGCCGCGGCATCCGGGTCTCCCATGCTCGACCGCTTCGGCACCGACCTCACCGCCCGGGCGCGCGACGGACTGCTCGACCCGGTCATCGGGCGCGAGGACGAGATCGAGCAGACCATCGAGATCCTCAGCCGCCGCACGAAGAACAATCCCGTGCTCGTCGGCGAGGCGGGCGTCGGCAAGACCGCGATCGTCGAGGGCCTGGCCCAGGCGATCGTGTCGGGCTCGGTACCCGAGCAGCTGCGCGACAAGCGCGTGATCGCCCTGGATCTGCCCGCGATGCTCGCCGGCACCCGGTACCGGGGCGATTTCGAGGAGCGTCTGACGAGCACGATGGACGAGATCGCCGCGCGCTCCCGCGAGCTGATCGTCTTCATCGACGAGGTGCACACCGTCGTCGGCGCGGGAGGCGGCGGCGAGGGAGCGATGGACGCCGGCAACATCCTCAAGCCCCGGCTCGCCCGCGGCGAGCTCCACCTTGTGGGCGCGACGACGCTGAAGGAGTACCGCACGATCGAGAAGGACCCGGCCCTGGAGCGCCGGTTCCAGCCGGTGAGGGTGGGCGAGCCGTCGCTCATCGACACCGTCGAGATCCTGCGCGGCCTCCGCGGCGCCTACGAGGAGCACCACGGCGTTTCGTACACCGACGACGCGCTGCGCGCGGCCGTGGAGCTCAGCGACCGCTACCTCACCGACCGGGTGCTTCCCGACAAGGCGATCGACCTCATCGACCAGGCCGGCGCACGGCTGCGGTTGCGCCTGGGCGCGAAGGTCGACACCCGTGAGCTCATGGAGCGTCTCGCCACCCTCGAGGCCGACAAGAACGCCGCGGTCTCCGCCGAGCGCTACGAGGAGGCGTCGCAGATCCGCGACGAGATCACCGCGGTGCAGGACCGTCTGCGCGAGGCGACCGCCGCCGGTTCCGCAGCGGGTGCGGCGGTGGTGGACGAGCCCGAGATCGCCGCGGTCATCAGCCGTGCCACCGGCATCCCCGCCCAGCGCCTGACCGAGACCGAGCGCGAGCGCCTGGCGCAGCTGGAGACCGAGCTGCACGCGCGGGTCATCGGACAGGATGACGCGGTGACCGCGGTCGCGAAGGCGGTGCGTCGCAACCGCACCGGCATGGGAGACAGCCGTCGCCCGGTCGGATCGTTCCTCTTCCTCGGCCCGACAGGGGTGGGCAAGACGGAGCTGGCGAAGGCACTGGCGCACTCCCTCTTCGACGACGACGGCGCGGTGATCCGGTTCGACATGAGCGAGTTCGGCGAGCGTCACACCGTATCGCGTCTGGTCGGTGCCCCTCCGGGGTACGTCGGCTACGATGAGGCGGGACAGCTCACCGAGCGCGTGCGGCGCAACCCGTACTCGATCGTGCTGTTCGACGAGATCGAGAAGGCCCACCCCGACGTGTTCAACCTGCTGCTGCAGGTGCTCGATGACGGCCGTCTCACCGACGGTCAGGGGAGGACGGTCGACTTCCGCAACACGGTGGTCGTCATGACCTCGAACATCGGCAGCGAATTCCTCGCCTCGCGCTCAGGTGCCATCGGCTTCATCGCCGACGGCGGCGGAGCCACCGGCTTCGGCTCGGACAAGGATCTCCGCGACCGTGTGATGGGGCGTCTCCGCGACGCCATGCGGCCGGAGTTCCTCAACCGCATCGACGAGATCGTGCTGTTCCGCAAGCTCGAGAAGGAGCAGCTGGAGCAGATCGTCGGACTGATGCTCGGCGCGACCCGCGACCGGCTGGTAGCCCGCGAGGTGACGCTCGAGATCGACGACTCCGCGATCGCCTGGCTCGCCGAGAACGGCTACGAGCCCGAGTACGGGGCGCGGCCGCTTCGCCGCCTCATCCAGCGAGAGGTCGACGACCGGATCGCCGACCTGTTCGTCTCCGGTGAGCTGAGCGACGGCGGTGCGGTACGGCTCGATGCCCTCGATGGGATGCTGCGGGTCGCCGCCGGAGCGACGGTCGCCGCTGCCGCCTGA
- a CDS encoding sugar ABC transporter permease → MSSNATRTEAAPDPVTSDLIGSGVEGGLMDQVRAWVQRVRGGDMGALPAIGGLLVLAVLFSTLSPFFLTERNFANLLNQAATLVVLGMALVFVLLLGEIDLSAGVTGGVGMALFVVLTAQFGLPWPLALLIGFGFGFLTGAFIGFFVARVGIPSFVVTLGLFLGFQGLALTVIGPGGLYRVEVPELLALQNGNLPVWGGWAMLVVMLLISAATSFWDRNRRARAGVPNRALSLVWIKLAAIAVIGGVVVYVLNQNRGQSVVAVEGVPIIVPVVLTILWIGTLVLDRTKFGRYIYAIGGNAEAARRSGVKVRWVKWWAFVICSSLAVASALLAVTRVGSVDATVGRDIVLSGVAAAVVGGVSLFGGRGRLVHAAIGALVIAVITNGLGLLNLPAGVNLLVTGGVLILAATVDALSRLRSGGIRI, encoded by the coding sequence ATGAGCAGCAACGCGACACGAACCGAAGCGGCACCCGATCCGGTGACCAGCGACCTCATCGGCAGCGGCGTCGAGGGCGGGCTGATGGACCAGGTCCGCGCCTGGGTCCAGCGCGTCCGCGGTGGCGACATGGGCGCCCTCCCCGCCATCGGCGGGCTGCTGGTCCTCGCCGTGCTGTTCTCCACCCTGAGCCCGTTCTTCCTCACCGAGCGCAACTTCGCCAACCTGCTGAACCAGGCGGCGACCCTCGTCGTCCTCGGCATGGCGCTCGTCTTCGTCCTGCTCCTCGGCGAGATCGACCTGTCGGCCGGCGTCACCGGCGGCGTCGGGATGGCTCTCTTCGTCGTGCTCACCGCGCAGTTCGGCCTGCCCTGGCCGCTGGCGCTCCTCATCGGATTCGGATTCGGTTTCCTCACCGGGGCGTTCATCGGGTTCTTCGTCGCGAGGGTGGGGATACCCTCCTTCGTCGTCACCCTGGGGCTGTTCCTCGGCTTCCAGGGTCTCGCCCTCACCGTCATCGGACCCGGCGGACTGTACCGCGTCGAGGTGCCCGAGCTCCTGGCGCTGCAGAACGGCAATCTGCCGGTCTGGGGCGGCTGGGCGATGCTGGTGGTGATGCTGCTCATCTCCGCGGCGACGAGCTTCTGGGATCGCAACCGCCGCGCTCGCGCCGGGGTGCCCAACCGAGCTCTGTCGCTGGTGTGGATCAAGCTCGCCGCGATCGCCGTCATCGGCGGAGTGGTGGTGTACGTCCTCAACCAGAACCGCGGCCAGTCGGTCGTGGCGGTGGAGGGCGTCCCGATCATCGTGCCCGTCGTGCTGACGATCCTGTGGATCGGAACGCTGGTGCTCGACCGCACGAAGTTCGGCCGCTACATCTACGCCATCGGCGGCAACGCCGAGGCCGCACGTCGCTCGGGCGTGAAGGTGCGCTGGGTCAAGTGGTGGGCCTTCGTGATCTGCTCGAGTCTCGCCGTGGCCTCCGCCCTCCTCGCGGTGACCCGTGTCGGCTCGGTGGACGCCACGGTCGGTCGAGACATCGTGCTCAGCGGCGTCGCTGCGGCGGTCGTGGGTGGTGTCAGCCTCTTCGGCGGACGCGGGCGCCTGGTCCACGCGGCCATCGGTGCGCTCGTCATCGCCGTCATCACGAACGGCCTGGGGCTGCTGAACCTGCCCGCGGGCGTGAACCTGCTCGTCACCGGCGGCGTGCTGATCCTCGCCGCGACGGTCGACGCGCTCTCGCGGCTGAGGTCGGGCGGCATACGGATCTGA
- a CDS encoding ATP-binding cassette domain-containing protein translates to MTDTIHTSTALEPIIELVGVKKSFGPVSVLKGVNLKVHPGKVTALVGDNGAGKSTLIKGLAGVQPYDEGEVLIDGQHRDLIAPRDASGLGIEVVYQDLALCDNLDIVQNMFLGREELTFGMFDEGRMEKEASDTLRSLSVRTVKSVRQKVSSLSGGQRQTVAIARAVLKKARVVILDEPTAALGVAQTEQVLNLVQRLAQQGVAVILISHNLADVFAVADDIAVLYLGQMVAQIPTGETTRDDVVGYITGTKTNGVDIIDTTTLSTGGAE, encoded by the coding sequence ATGACAGACACCATCCACACCTCCACCGCCCTGGAACCCATCATCGAACTCGTCGGGGTCAAGAAGTCCTTCGGTCCCGTCAGCGTCCTCAAGGGCGTCAATCTCAAGGTCCACCCCGGCAAGGTGACCGCGCTGGTCGGCGACAATGGCGCCGGCAAGTCCACGCTGATCAAGGGTCTCGCCGGCGTGCAGCCCTACGACGAGGGCGAGGTCCTCATCGACGGACAGCACCGCGACCTCATCGCACCGCGCGACGCCTCCGGCCTCGGCATCGAGGTCGTCTATCAGGACCTCGCTCTCTGCGACAACCTCGACATCGTCCAGAACATGTTCCTCGGACGCGAGGAGCTGACCTTCGGGATGTTCGACGAGGGACGGATGGAGAAGGAGGCGTCCGACACCCTGCGCTCCCTCTCCGTGCGGACCGTCAAGTCGGTGCGCCAGAAGGTCTCCTCGCTCTCCGGCGGGCAGCGGCAGACGGTCGCCATCGCGCGCGCGGTGCTGAAGAAGGCCCGCGTGGTCATCCTCGACGAGCCGACCGCCGCGCTCGGTGTCGCCCAGACCGAGCAGGTCCTGAACCTCGTTCAGCGCCTGGCTCAGCAGGGCGTCGCCGTCATCCTCATCAGCCACAACCTGGCGGATGTGTTCGCGGTGGCCGACGACATCGCCGTGCTCTACCTCGGTCAGATGGTGGCGCAGATCCCCACCGGCGAGACGACCCGCGACGACGTGGTCGGCTACATCACCGGTACCAAGACCAACGGCGTCGACATCATCGACACCACCACCCTCAGCACGGGAGGAGCCGAATGA